A region of Bicyclus anynana chromosome 15, ilBicAnyn1.1, whole genome shotgun sequence DNA encodes the following proteins:
- the LOC112047885 gene encoding uncharacterized protein LOC112047885: MAEDEDGVSDKKSPQNSNNAGSFQENQQNAAKPDLGIEEAKYDVKENGDAGPAEPISSTSKSTGAMRKEENPFSFRHFLKRDLSLPGNSTYENTGARPKVYANTVQHSPTKLDIHSDSRREKSRSSDTQAKEKQSDGVSHRNSDDTSSSSSVEIPFSVVDNSDSKHNLYTDSSEGPFFHRPNLASEPLGMPSLPDFVQDHILVEQAYLNSNGPISVDLDNLPDFTFNTSYNVGSSSSLGRRNNSGSSRNAMQYDYDAYMGAASESGPSSRSIPLDLPSGAEAAGLPLDLPVHLSLDLTESVNPADRRNVSPRNSFPLDLPPNAGTESMRLPDFLPVHPGRTSPEPEHQDQQLQQIIAELERTRMELFSERSRRSRAEDEASSLRETASLLRAEAAAARASEAALRARLHEARAADRDYVGHMEAAAHRDNCLVDNAARAPGAETAYTKLKNEIKKLKEELSAAQAEARALRSVQSDAATDLRHAASVAETSLRDLLSGLERLRSLSSALEPA; encoded by the exons ATGGCGGAGGATGAAGACGGTGTTTCGGATAAAAAATCACCACAAAATTCGAATAACGCAGGATCCTTCCAAGAAAATCAACAAAATGCAGCTAAACCGGACCTGGGAATAGAAGAGGCTAAGTATGACGTGAAAGAGAACGGGGACGCCGGCCCCGCGGAGCCAATAAGCTCGACTTCCA AGTCGACTGGCGCTATGCGAAAGGAGGAGAATCCGTTTTCGTTCCGGCACTTTTTGAAGCGGGACTTGTCTCTGCCGGGGAATTCTACGTACGAGAATACAGGGGCCAGGCCCAAGGTTTACGCGAACACAGTGCAGCATTCTCCCACAAAACTCGACATACACAGCGACTCGAGGCGCGAGAAGAGCCGCTCGAGCGACACACAAGCCAAAGAGAAACAAAGCGACGGCGTCAGCCATCGCAACAGTGACGATACGTCGTCGAGTAGTTCCGTAGAGATACCTTTTAGTGTAGTGGATAATTCGGATTCTAAGCATAACCTGTACACAGATAGTTCCGAGGGGCCGTTCTTCCACAGGCCCAACTTGGCCTCCGAGCCCCTCGGCATGCCTTCCCTACCAGACTTTGTTCAGGATCACATTCTAGTGGAACAAGCATATTTGAACTCGAATGGGCCAATATCGGTTGACCTTGATAACTTACctgattttacatttaatacTAGTTATAATGTTGGTTCCTCTTCCTCACTGGGCCGGAGGAACAATAGTGGAAGCAGTAG AAATGCAATGCAGTATGACTATGATGCATATATGGGTGCCGCATCTGAGTCTGGGCCATCTAGTCGCAGTATTCCTCTGGACCTGCCCTCCGGCGCAGAGGCAGCAGGGCTTCCACTGGACCTGCCTGTACACTTGAGTTTGGATCTCACAGAGTCTGTGAACCCAGCAGATAGACGGAATGTGTCTCCCCGGAACAGTTTCCCCTTGGATCTTCCACCTAATGCAG GCACAGAGTCGATGCGGCTGCCGGACTTCCTGCCGGTGCACCCGGGGCGCACGTCGCCGGAGCCCGAGCACCAGGACCAGCAGCTGCAGCAGATCATCGCAGAGTTGGAGCGCACCAG GATGGAATTATTCTCGGAGCGCAGCCGACGGTCGCGGGCGGAGGACGAGGCCTCCTCCCTGCGCGAGACGGCGTCGCTGCTGCGCGCGGAGGCCGCGGCGGCGCGGGCCTCGGAGGCGGCCTTGCGCGCGCGCCTGCACGAGGCCCGCGCCGCCGACCGCGACTACGTGGGACACATGGAGGCCGCCGCGCACCGGGACAACTGTCTCGTGGATAACGCT GCGAGGGCGCCAGGAGCGGAGACCGCttacacgaaattaaaaaatgaaataaaaaaattgaag GAGGAGCTGTCGGCGGCGCAGGCGGAGGCGCGCGCGCTGCGCTCGGTGCAGAGCGACGCCGCCACCGACCTGCGACACGCCGCATCGGTGGCCGAGACTTCGCTCAG GGATCTGCTGTCCGGGCTGGAGCGGTTACGCTCGCTGAGCTCGGCGCTGGAGCCCGCGTGA